A genome region from Bradyrhizobium sp. WSM1417 includes the following:
- a CDS encoding glutathione S-transferase family protein, with the protein MLTVHHLNNSRSQRVLWLLEELGVPYEIVRYERQPDMRAPKELRAIHPLGKSPVITDNGTTIAESGAIIEYLIATYGNGRLVPPPNTPERLRFTYWLHYAEGSAMQPLLLKLLFTLMPKRAPALLRPLVRKVSNQALTALVNPQLKQHMDYWEGELGKSEWFAGNEFTAADIQMSFPLEAAQARGGLELGHPKAMAFLERIHARPAYNRALEKGGPYQVGR; encoded by the coding sequence ATGCTGACCGTTCATCACCTCAACAATTCCCGCTCGCAGCGCGTGCTGTGGCTGCTCGAGGAGTTGGGCGTGCCCTACGAGATCGTGCGCTACGAGCGCCAGCCTGACATGCGCGCGCCGAAGGAGCTCCGCGCCATCCATCCGCTCGGCAAGTCGCCCGTCATCACCGACAACGGCACCACCATCGCCGAGTCAGGCGCGATCATCGAATATCTCATCGCCACCTACGGCAACGGCCGGCTGGTCCCGCCGCCGAACACGCCGGAGCGGCTGCGCTTCACCTATTGGTTGCACTATGCGGAGGGCTCGGCGATGCAGCCGCTGCTGCTCAAGCTGCTGTTCACGCTGATGCCGAAGCGCGCGCCGGCGTTGCTCCGCCCGCTGGTGCGCAAGGTTTCGAACCAGGCGCTCACTGCGCTGGTCAATCCGCAGCTCAAGCAGCACATGGATTATTGGGAAGGTGAGCTCGGCAAGAGCGAGTGGTTCGCCGGCAACGAGTTCACCGCCGCCGACATCCAGATGAGCTTTCCGCTCGAGGCAGCCCAGGCGCGCGGCGGGCTCGAGCTTGGCCACCCCAAGGCGATGGCGTTCCTGGAGCGCATTCACGCGCGGCCGGCTTACAACCGCGCCCTCGAAAAGGGCGGGCCGTATCAGGTCGGACGATAG
- a CDS encoding MFS transporter, translating to MTTVDPNQRIERAEIEDTSLLAFYRDMNAPERRTFWACAAGWALDGMDFMIYPLVIGTIIALWKVDAGSAGLAGTVTLLASAIGGWLGGYLSDHIGRVRTLQITIIWFSFFSLVCAVVQNFEQLLIARAVLGLGFGGEWAAGAVLMGEAIRPQYRGRAVGSVQSGWAVGWGLAVLSQAILFSALPPETAWRWMFVVGALPALLVFYIRRSVTEPEIAAEARAKHAASGNRPALWEIFSGPILKTTILASLMATGCQGGYYAVTFWVPQFLTKERHLSIVGSTGYLSTLIIGSFIGYLTGAWLADRIGRRNLFLIFSIGAMAVVLLYTQLPLTNEILWVLGFPLGFFASGYFSGVGAFLTELYPTRLRGSGQGFCYNFGRGIGALFPFLVGALSATTSLANAIAIFAVVAYALFFIAAFALPETRGRVLHAD from the coding sequence ATGACCACAGTTGATCCGAACCAGCGCATCGAACGCGCCGAGATCGAGGACACCAGCCTTCTTGCCTTCTATCGCGACATGAACGCGCCGGAGCGGCGGACGTTCTGGGCCTGCGCCGCAGGTTGGGCACTCGACGGTATGGACTTCATGATCTATCCGCTGGTGATCGGCACCATCATCGCGTTGTGGAAGGTCGATGCGGGATCGGCCGGGCTCGCCGGCACCGTGACGCTGCTGGCCTCCGCCATCGGCGGCTGGCTCGGCGGCTATCTCTCCGACCATATCGGCCGGGTCAGAACGCTCCAGATCACCATCATCTGGTTCTCGTTCTTCTCGCTGGTCTGCGCGGTCGTGCAGAATTTCGAACAGCTCCTGATCGCACGCGCGGTGCTGGGCCTCGGCTTCGGCGGAGAGTGGGCGGCGGGCGCCGTGCTGATGGGTGAAGCGATCCGGCCGCAATATCGCGGGCGTGCGGTCGGCTCGGTGCAGTCGGGCTGGGCCGTCGGCTGGGGCCTCGCAGTGCTGTCGCAGGCGATCCTGTTCTCGGCTTTGCCGCCAGAGACGGCATGGCGCTGGATGTTCGTGGTCGGCGCGCTGCCGGCGCTGCTGGTGTTCTACATTCGCCGCTCCGTGACCGAGCCGGAGATCGCGGCTGAGGCCCGTGCCAAGCACGCCGCGAGCGGCAATCGCCCGGCGCTCTGGGAAATCTTTTCCGGTCCGATTCTGAAGACTACGATCCTGGCGTCGCTGATGGCGACGGGCTGCCAGGGCGGCTACTACGCCGTCACCTTCTGGGTGCCGCAGTTTTTGACGAAGGAGCGGCATCTGTCGATCGTCGGCTCGACCGGCTATCTCTCGACCCTGATCATCGGCTCGTTCATCGGCTATCTCACCGGCGCCTGGCTCGCCGACCGGATCGGACGGCGCAATCTGTTCCTGATCTTCTCGATCGGCGCGATGGCGGTTGTGCTGCTCTACACCCAGCTGCCGCTCACCAACGAAATCCTGTGGGTGCTCGGCTTCCCGCTCGGCTTTTTCGCCTCGGGCTATTTCTCCGGCGTCGGCGCGTTCCTGACCGAGCTTTATCCAACGCGACTGCGCGGCTCGGGCCAGGGATTCTGCTACAATTTCGGCCGCGGCATCGGCGCGCTGTTTCCGTTCCTGGTCGGAGCGCTGTCGGCGACGACGTCGCTTGCGAATGCGATCGCGATCTTCGCGGTGGTGGCCTATGCGCTGTTCTTCATCGCCGCCTTCGCGCTGCCGGAGACGCGCGGGCGCGTGCTGCACGCGGACTGA
- the ggt gene encoding gamma-glutamyltransferase, producing the protein MMSSFSTRRTFFAFLATLAFGLPAATAQDARRAYVPPALDTVHAVPAEHGMVVAQEKISAQVGADILRRGGNAVDAAVATGFAMAVTYPRAGNIGGGGFMVIHSTERNEDITIDYRETAPAATTPQIFLGADGKPDAAKSRDSALGVGVPGTVAGLALALEKYGSGRFTLAQLLEPAIALARDGFLVDDDIADTLPGWHKRLVRWPSSARIFSRPDGTPLGEGDRLVQSDLAETLSAVAAQGARGFYEGPVAEKLAKAVADAGGIMTPADLKSYRAVIRAPVRGTYRGYDIVSMPLPSSGGVVLVETLNILEGFQLADLKQGSPASLHLLIEAMKRAYADRARYLGDPAFVNAPIATLTAKDYAAKLRATISADRATPSKQLVSTATSPHEGSNTTHFSVVDGSGNAVSNTYTLNFSYGVGLVADGTGVLLNNELDDFTAAVGASNAYGLVGFEANLPGPGKRPLSSMSPTIVLKDGKPVLVTGSPGGSRIISTVLQVIVNVLDYKMDVAAAVAAPRLHHQWLPDEVRVESGFPDDVLLELKAMDHLIVAPMGQTSANSIAVTANGPLGAPDPRSRGAEAAGQ; encoded by the coding sequence ATGATGTCGTCTTTCTCGACACGGCGGACATTTTTCGCCTTCCTTGCCACTCTGGCGTTCGGACTTCCGGCCGCGACCGCGCAGGATGCGCGGCGGGCCTATGTGCCGCCCGCGCTCGACACGGTGCATGCCGTTCCCGCCGAGCACGGTATGGTCGTGGCGCAGGAGAAAATCTCCGCGCAGGTCGGCGCCGACATCCTGCGGCGCGGCGGCAATGCCGTCGACGCCGCGGTCGCGACCGGCTTTGCGATGGCCGTGACCTATCCGCGTGCCGGCAATATCGGTGGCGGCGGCTTCATGGTGATTCATTCCACTGAGCGCAACGAAGACATCACGATCGACTATCGCGAGACCGCGCCGGCTGCGACCACGCCGCAGATTTTCCTCGGCGCCGACGGCAAGCCCGACGCGGCGAAGTCGCGGGATTCCGCGCTCGGCGTCGGCGTGCCCGGCACCGTCGCGGGTCTTGCGCTGGCCCTGGAAAAATATGGCTCGGGCCGGTTCACGCTGGCGCAACTGCTCGAGCCCGCGATCGCGCTCGCCCGCGATGGCTTCCTCGTCGACGACGACATTGCCGACACGCTGCCGGGTTGGCACAAGCGGCTGGTGCGCTGGCCTTCCTCGGCCAGGATCTTCTCGCGGCCCGATGGCACGCCGCTCGGCGAAGGCGACAGGCTGGTGCAGAGCGACCTCGCCGAAACGCTGTCGGCTGTCGCCGCACAGGGCGCGCGCGGTTTTTACGAGGGGCCGGTCGCAGAGAAGCTCGCCAAAGCCGTGGCTGACGCGGGCGGCATCATGACGCCGGCCGATTTGAAATCCTATCGGGCGGTCATCCGCGCGCCGGTTCGCGGCACCTATCGCGGCTATGACATCGTGTCGATGCCGTTGCCGTCGTCGGGCGGCGTGGTGCTGGTGGAGACGCTCAATATTCTCGAAGGTTTTCAGCTCGCCGATCTGAAGCAGGGATCGCCGGCCTCGCTGCATCTGCTGATCGAGGCCATGAAGCGCGCTTATGCGGACCGGGCGCGCTATCTCGGCGATCCCGCCTTCGTCAACGCACCGATTGCGACACTCACCGCCAAAGACTATGCCGCGAAGCTGCGGGCAACCATCTCCGCCGATCGCGCCACGCCGTCGAAACAGCTCGTTTCCACCGCGACCTCACCGCATGAGGGCAGCAATACCACGCATTTTTCCGTCGTCGACGGCAGCGGCAACGCCGTCAGCAACACCTATACGCTGAACTTCAGCTACGGCGTCGGCCTCGTCGCCGACGGCACCGGCGTGCTGCTCAACAACGAGCTCGACGATTTCACAGCGGCGGTCGGCGCTTCCAATGCCTATGGCCTCGTCGGCTTCGAGGCCAATTTGCCCGGGCCGGGCAAGCGGCCGCTGTCCTCGATGTCGCCGACCATCGTCCTGAAGGACGGCAAGCCGGTGCTGGTGACGGGCTCGCCCGGCGGCAGCCGCATCATCTCGACCGTGCTCCAGGTGATCGTCAACGTCCTCGATTACAAAATGGACGTCGCGGCTGCCGTGGCCGCGCCGCGGCTGCATCACCAATGGTTGCCCGACGAGGTCCGGGTCGAGAGCGGCTTCCCGGATGATGTGCTGCTCGAGCTGAAGGCGATGGATCATCTCATCGTCGCGCCGATGGGACAGACCTCCGCCAATTCGATCGCGGTGACCGCCAACGGGCCGCTCGGCGCGCCCGATCCGCGTAGCCGGGGTGCGGAAGCAGCGGGGCAGTAA
- a CDS encoding MFS transporter, giving the protein MTTIAPDARIAGAQRTYPPRSAVVSWIFFDWAAQPYFTLITTFVFAPYFATGIAPNPATGQSLWGFAMAAAGLAIALMSPVLGAIADASGRRKPWIAGFGAVLVLASCTLWIGKPGDPSIIPPLLIAVALASVGAEFATLFNNAMMPTLVPPERIGRLSGTGWATGYVGGIVSLIIVLGLLAANPETGRTLLGLTPLFGLDPISHQGDRAAGPLTGLWFIIFVTPMFLFTPDYPAKRPVREALREGLSELKQSIKGLPHQKSLAAFLLANMIYTDGLVSLFAFGGIYAAGTFGWHTIQNGTFGIMLAIAGAFGAWFGGKLDDRFGPKRVIAGSMLILLLALAAILLVDKDSIFFIKVAPPAPGGALFAAASERAYLVLGCLIGAAGGPLQAASRTLLIRLAPKDRIAQYFGLFALTGKVTSFIGPLLIGVITAVTASQKAGMAVLVVFFVAGLALLMRVREN; this is encoded by the coding sequence GTGACGACGATCGCCCCGGATGCGCGCATCGCCGGCGCGCAGCGGACCTATCCGCCGCGCAGCGCCGTCGTCAGCTGGATCTTCTTCGATTGGGCCGCGCAGCCTTATTTCACGCTGATCACGACCTTCGTGTTCGCGCCCTATTTCGCCACCGGCATTGCGCCGAATCCCGCCACCGGGCAATCGCTATGGGGCTTTGCGATGGCTGCCGCGGGCCTCGCGATCGCGCTGATGTCGCCGGTGTTGGGGGCTATCGCCGATGCTTCGGGCCGCAGGAAGCCATGGATCGCCGGATTCGGCGCAGTGCTGGTGCTGGCATCCTGCACGCTGTGGATCGGCAAGCCCGGCGACCCTTCGATCATTCCGCCGCTGCTCATCGCGGTCGCGCTCGCCAGCGTCGGCGCGGAATTCGCCACGCTGTTCAACAATGCGATGATGCCGACATTGGTGCCGCCGGAGCGTATCGGGCGGCTTTCCGGCACCGGCTGGGCGACGGGTTATGTCGGCGGCATCGTCAGCCTGATCATCGTGCTCGGCCTGCTCGCAGCCAATCCCGAGACCGGCCGCACGTTGCTCGGTCTCACGCCTCTGTTCGGGCTCGACCCCATCAGCCATCAGGGCGACCGGGCCGCCGGACCGTTGACCGGGCTTTGGTTCATCATTTTCGTGACGCCGATGTTCCTGTTCACGCCGGACTATCCGGCGAAGCGTCCGGTGCGCGAGGCGCTGCGCGAAGGCTTGTCTGAGCTGAAGCAATCGATCAAGGGTCTGCCGCACCAGAAATCGCTTGCGGCATTTCTGCTCGCCAACATGATCTACACCGACGGTCTGGTGTCGCTGTTTGCCTTCGGCGGCATTTATGCGGCGGGCACGTTCGGCTGGCACACGATCCAGAACGGCACCTTTGGCATCATGCTCGCGATCGCCGGCGCGTTCGGCGCGTGGTTTGGCGGCAAGCTGGACGATCGCTTCGGGCCGAAGCGCGTGATCGCGGGCAGCATGCTGATCCTGCTGCTGGCGCTGGCGGCGATCCTGCTGGTCGACAAGGATTCGATCTTCTTCATCAAGGTCGCGCCGCCCGCGCCCGGCGGTGCATTGTTCGCCGCTGCGTCAGAGCGCGCATATCTGGTGCTTGGCTGCCTGATCGGTGCAGCCGGTGGTCCGCTGCAAGCCGCCTCTCGCACGCTCCTGATCCGTCTCGCACCGAAGGACCGCATCGCGCAGTATTTCGGTCTGTTCGCACTGACGGGGAAAGTGACATCCTTCATCGGCCCGCTCCTGATCGGCGTGATCACCGCGGTGACGGCGAGCCAGAAAGCCGGCATGGCCGTGCTGGTGGTGTTCTTCGTCGCGGGGCTGGCGCTGTTGATGCGGGTGCGGGAAAATTAG
- the purH gene encoding bifunctional phosphoribosylaminoimidazolecarboxamide formyltransferase/IMP cyclohydrolase, producing MTDHPRRVTRALLSVSDKTGLIDFAKALAAHDVELVSTGGTAKAIAAAGFEVKDVSELTGFPEMMDGRVKTLHPKVHGGLLAIRDNKDHADAMTAHGIAPIDLLVVNLYPFEATVDKGAGFEDCIENIDIGGPAMIRAAAKNHDDVAVVVEAQDYQAVLDELAANKGATTLKLRRRLAAKAYARTAAYDAAISNWFNRQLEIGAPDFRAFGGRLIQSLRYGENPHQTAAFYATPDKRPGVSTARQLQGKELSYNNINDTDAAYECIGEFDAKRTAACVIVKHANPCGVAEGSDLVSAYRKALACDSTSAFGGIIAMNRALDADTAREITKIFTEVIIAPDASEEAVAIIGARKNLRLLLAGSLPDPRAPGLTAKTVAGGLLVQSRDNAVVDDMSFRVVTKRAPTDAEMRDLKFAFRVAKHVKSNTIIYAKDLATVGIGAGQMSRVDSARIAARKAQDAAAELKLAEPLTKGSVVASDAFFPFADGMLACIEAGATAVVQPGGSMRDDEVIKAADEHGIAMVFTGTRHFRH from the coding sequence ATGACTGACCATCCCCGCCGCGTCACCCGCGCACTTCTCTCCGTTTCCGACAAGACCGGCCTGATCGACTTCGCGAAGGCGCTTGCCGCGCACGATGTCGAGCTGGTCTCGACCGGCGGCACCGCGAAGGCGATCGCCGCGGCCGGCTTCGAGGTGAAGGACGTCTCCGAACTGACCGGCTTCCCGGAAATGATGGATGGCCGCGTCAAGACGCTGCATCCGAAGGTGCATGGCGGCCTGCTCGCGATCCGCGACAACAAGGACCATGCGGACGCGATGACGGCGCATGGCATCGCGCCGATCGATCTGCTCGTCGTCAATCTCTATCCGTTCGAGGCGACCGTCGACAAAGGCGCGGGCTTCGAGGATTGCATCGAGAACATCGATATCGGCGGCCCCGCAATGATCCGCGCCGCCGCGAAGAACCATGACGACGTCGCCGTCGTGGTCGAGGCGCAGGACTATCAGGCCGTGCTCGACGAGCTCGCCGCCAACAAAGGTGCGACCACGCTGAAGTTGCGCCGGCGCCTTGCCGCCAAGGCTTACGCGCGCACTGCCGCCTATGACGCCGCGATCTCGAACTGGTTCAACCGCCAGCTCGAGATCGGCGCGCCCGATTTCCGCGCGTTCGGCGGCCGGCTGATCCAGTCGCTGCGTTATGGCGAGAATCCGCACCAGACCGCGGCGTTCTATGCGACCCCCGACAAGCGGCCGGGCGTCTCGACCGCGCGGCAGCTCCAGGGCAAGGAGCTCTCCTACAACAACATCAACGACACCGATGCGGCCTATGAATGCATCGGCGAGTTCGACGCCAAGCGCACCGCGGCCTGCGTCATCGTCAAGCATGCCAATCCCTGCGGCGTCGCGGAGGGCTCCGACCTCGTCAGCGCCTACCGCAAGGCGCTGGCCTGCGATTCCACCTCGGCCTTCGGCGGCATCATCGCGATGAACCGGGCACTCGATGCCGACACCGCGCGCGAGATCACGAAAATCTTTACCGAGGTGATCATCGCACCCGACGCAAGCGAAGAGGCGGTCGCCATCATCGGCGCGCGCAAGAACCTTCGGCTTCTGCTCGCCGGCAGCCTGCCCGATCCGCGCGCGCCCGGCCTCACCGCCAAGACGGTGGCGGGCGGTCTCCTGGTGCAGAGCCGCGACAACGCCGTGGTCGACGACATGAGCTTCAGGGTTGTCACGAAGCGCGCGCCCACTGATGCCGAGATGCGCGATCTGAAGTTTGCTTTCCGTGTCGCAAAACACGTCAAGTCCAACACCATCATCTACGCCAAGGATCTCGCCACCGTCGGCATCGGCGCCGGCCAGATGAGCCGGGTCGATTCAGCGCGGATCGCGGCACGCAAGGCCCAGGATGCGGCGGCCGAGCTGAAGCTCGCCGAACCGCTCACCAAGGGCTCGGTCGTGGCGTCGGATGCGTTCTTCCCGTTCGCCGACGGCATGCTCGCCTGCATCGAGGCCGGCGCAACCGCCGTGGTGCAGCCCGGCGGCTCCATGCGCGACGATGAGGTCATCAAGGCTGCCGACGAGCATGGCATCGCCATGGTGTTCACGGGCACGCGGCACTTCAGGCACTAG
- a CDS encoding heparinase II/III family protein: MNRFARNMLARASGGSVALSRVWPGRADRLIIAPHDLRTADATRAAEIYAGRFVFAGKIVNCHGRSIFDLEPPSEDWEVALLGFGWLRHLRAADTALTRANARSLIEDWIGNPASKRRPVARRADVLARRVISLLSQAPLVLNDTDNKFYRRYLRALAREIRLLRYTMVNIPDGVPKLQVLIALCYAALCLANQASHIRSTSKKLSDELQRQILPDGGHVSRNPGALIELLIDLLPLRQTFAARNIAPPPALLNAIDRMMPMLRFFRHGDGNFALFNGMSATPSDLLATLLAYDDTHGAPMSNMPHTGFQRLDAGQTTLIIDTGPPPAASVSHDAHAGCLSFELSSGISRIVTNCGMPTTGRDNWRPFARGTAAHSTLTYHDTSSCQFVEMSAMKRLLHGAPVTSGPVEVESYREIVQNGTLLTTSHDGYLTKFGAIHRRVLMIANDGARIDGEDTLSPPQGGRFKGPDADFALRFHLHPAVKASRLSDARGVMLVLPNRDVWTFEALDDKVELEDSVSLAGNDGPRRTAQIVIRQDARQAPSIRWSFVRSTASPAITNARRNARREPELPL; the protein is encoded by the coding sequence ATGAACCGCTTCGCGCGGAACATGCTCGCGCGCGCGAGCGGCGGTTCCGTCGCCCTATCGCGGGTCTGGCCCGGCCGCGCCGACCGGCTGATCATCGCGCCCCATGATCTGCGCACCGCGGATGCGACCCGCGCCGCCGAGATCTATGCCGGCCGCTTCGTCTTCGCCGGCAAGATTGTCAATTGCCACGGCCGCTCGATCTTCGATCTCGAGCCGCCGTCGGAGGATTGGGAGGTTGCGCTGCTCGGCTTCGGCTGGCTGCGCCATTTGCGCGCCGCCGACACCGCGCTGACGCGCGCGAATGCGCGCTCGCTGATCGAGGACTGGATCGGCAATCCTGCCAGCAAGCGCCGCCCCGTCGCGCGACGCGCCGACGTGCTGGCGCGACGCGTGATCTCCCTGCTGTCGCAGGCGCCGCTGGTGCTCAACGACACCGACAACAAATTCTACCGCCGCTATCTGCGCGCGCTGGCACGCGAAATCCGCTTGCTGCGCTACACCATGGTCAACATTCCCGACGGCGTGCCGAAGCTCCAGGTGCTGATCGCGCTGTGCTATGCGGCGCTGTGCCTCGCCAACCAGGCAAGTCACATCCGCAGCACCTCGAAAAAGCTCTCGGATGAATTGCAGCGGCAGATCTTGCCCGACGGCGGGCATGTCTCGCGCAACCCGGGCGCGCTGATCGAGCTGTTGATCGACCTGTTGCCGCTGCGGCAGACCTTTGCCGCGCGCAACATCGCGCCGCCGCCCGCGCTGCTCAACGCGATCGACCGCATGATGCCGATGCTGCGCTTCTTCCGCCACGGCGACGGCAATTTCGCGCTGTTCAACGGCATGAGCGCGACGCCCTCGGACCTGCTCGCGACGCTGCTTGCCTATGACGACACCCACGGCGCGCCGATGTCGAACATGCCGCATACCGGTTTCCAGCGCCTCGATGCCGGCCAGACCACGCTGATCATCGACACCGGCCCGCCGCCGGCGGCCAGTGTCAGCCACGACGCCCATGCCGGCTGCCTGTCGTTCGAACTATCCTCCGGCATCAGCCGCATCGTCACCAATTGCGGCATGCCGACCACGGGCCGCGACAATTGGCGGCCGTTCGCACGCGGGACGGCGGCGCATTCGACGCTGACCTATCACGACACCTCGTCATGCCAGTTCGTGGAGATGTCGGCGATGAAGCGGCTCTTGCACGGCGCACCGGTCACCAGCGGCCCCGTCGAGGTCGAGAGCTATCGGGAAATCGTGCAGAACGGCACGCTGCTCACGACGTCGCATGACGGTTACCTGACAAAATTCGGCGCGATCCACCGCCGCGTGCTGATGATCGCCAATGACGGCGCGCGCATCGACGGAGAGGACACGCTGTCGCCGCCGCAAGGCGGACGCTTCAAGGGCCCGGATGCCGATTTCGCACTGCGATTCCATCTGCACCCTGCAGTGAAGGCGAGCCGGCTGTCCGATGCCCGCGGCGTCATGCTGGTGCTGCCGAACCGCGACGTCTGGACCTTCGAGGCGCTCGACGACAAGGTCGAGCTGGAGGACAGCGTATCCCTGGCCGGCAATGACGGCCCGCGCCGCACCGCGCAGATCGTGATCCGTCAGGATGCGCGGCAGGCGCCCTCGATCCGCTGGAGTTTTGTCCGCTCCACCGCCTCGCCGGCGATCACGAATGCCCGCAGAAATGCGCGGCGGGAGCCGGAACTTCCGCTGTAG
- a CDS encoding RsmB/NOP family class I SAM-dependent RNA methyltransferase: protein MPSQRFAPPSEVPGLAARRIAADIVDGVLQKHRTLDEQLDGSGAHPGLKTLPDRDRALMRRLVATVLRRLGTLGHVLSRLLDKGIPSDAPRAQSALLIGAAQILWMDVPDHAAVDLSVRLVQSDRRAARYAGLVNAVLRRCAREGKALVDEVAAQSLDLPPWMVARWSAHYGETVARDMALALSHDPSLDLTVKSDAAQWASRLHGEVLPTGSVRTVLHGAVTMLPGFAEGQWWVQDAAAALPARLFGDIKGKSIADLCAAPGGKTAQLAQAGAHVTAIDRSPARVARLRENLTRLSLQAETVVADAAEWSGPADGFDGILIDAPCTSTGTIRRHPDVSWLRQESDIAAMTALQRRLLQKSVSLLKPGGTLVYCTCSLEPEEGEHAVAALLAAEPGLRRVPIDASEVSGLSEIVTAEGDLRTLPSHLPNADPKLCGLDGFFAARLVKS from the coding sequence ATGCCATCTCAACGTTTCGCTCCTCCATCCGAAGTGCCCGGTCTCGCGGCGCGGCGGATTGCCGCCGACATCGTCGACGGCGTGCTGCAAAAGCACCGCACACTTGACGAGCAGCTCGACGGCAGCGGCGCCCATCCCGGACTGAAGACGCTCCCCGACCGCGACCGCGCGCTGATGCGCCGCCTGGTCGCCACCGTGCTGCGCCGGCTAGGCACGCTCGGCCATGTGCTGTCCCGCCTGCTCGACAAGGGCATTCCCTCCGACGCGCCGCGCGCGCAGAGCGCGCTGTTGATCGGCGCTGCCCAGATCCTCTGGATGGACGTGCCCGATCACGCAGCCGTCGATCTCTCCGTTCGCCTCGTGCAATCCGACCGGCGCGCCGCGCGCTATGCCGGCCTCGTCAACGCCGTGCTGCGCCGCTGCGCCCGCGAGGGCAAGGCGCTGGTGGACGAGGTTGCCGCGCAATCGCTGGATCTGCCGCCCTGGATGGTCGCACGCTGGAGCGCGCATTACGGCGAAACAGTCGCAAGAGACATGGCGCTCGCGCTCAGCCACGATCCTTCGCTGGATCTGACCGTGAAGTCGGACGCCGCGCAATGGGCGAGCCGGCTCCATGGCGAAGTCCTGCCGACCGGATCGGTGCGTACAGTGCTGCACGGCGCAGTGACCATGCTTCCCGGCTTCGCCGAAGGACAATGGTGGGTGCAGGACGCCGCCGCTGCGTTGCCGGCCCGGCTGTTCGGCGACATCAAGGGCAAATCCATCGCCGATCTCTGCGCCGCTCCCGGCGGCAAGACCGCGCAGCTGGCGCAGGCTGGCGCCCATGTCACCGCCATCGACCGTTCGCCTGCCCGGGTGGCGCGGCTGCGCGAGAATCTGACGCGGTTGTCGCTCCAGGCCGAGACCGTCGTCGCCGACGCCGCGGAATGGTCCGGCCCTGCCGATGGCTTCGACGGCATCCTGATCGATGCGCCTTGCACATCGACCGGGACGATCCGCCGCCATCCCGACGTATCCTGGCTTCGGCAGGAATCCGACATCGCCGCAATGACCGCGCTCCAGCGGCGGCTGCTGCAAAAATCGGTCTCGCTGCTCAAGCCCGGCGGAACGCTGGTCTACTGTACCTGCTCGCTGGAGCCCGAAGAGGGCGAGCATGCGGTCGCCGCGCTGCTGGCCGCAGAGCCTGGGCTTCGCCGGGTTCCGATCGATGCGTCCGAGGTGTCGGGACTCAGCGAGATCGTCACCGCCGAGGGCGATCTGCGCACTCTGCCCAGCCATCTGCCGAACGCTGATCCCAAGCTCTGCGGGCTCGACGGATTTTTCGCTGCCCGGCTCGTTAAATCCTGA
- a CDS encoding DUF1674 domain-containing protein: protein MSDQSPVPDRKQLTPAAQRALAEAEARRQAAAVRAKNDAQAAPKELQGPKGPEPTRYGDWERKGIASDF from the coding sequence ATGAGTGACCAGTCTCCCGTTCCCGACCGCAAGCAGCTCACGCCGGCCGCCCAGCGTGCGCTGGCCGAGGCTGAAGCGCGCCGGCAGGCCGCGGCGGTCCGAGCCAAAAACGACGCCCAGGCGGCGCCAAAGGAGTTGCAGGGGCCAAAAGGACCCGAGCCGACCCGCTACGGCGATTGGGAGCGCAAGGGCATCGCTTCCGACTTCTGA
- a CDS encoding thermonuclease family protein has product MSRFDPSHPYRPSYSGSPFGRRFSGLLPWMFVVGIVVAVVFTFRHGMNGPFHRATDGQSRDAEIILQQGNPDIRQTVDVIRTIDGDTFLARVHQQGGRDLVARVRLRGIDAPEMKASCQEELDKAEAAARALRDLLGQGGVTITHLGPDKYGRVLADVATKRTANVSAALLAGGYARSYNGGHRDGWCARSWRFW; this is encoded by the coding sequence ATGTCGCGTTTCGATCCAAGCCATCCGTATCGGCCTTCGTACAGCGGCTCGCCGTTTGGTCGCCGGTTCTCAGGCCTGTTGCCGTGGATGTTCGTGGTCGGAATCGTGGTGGCCGTGGTGTTCACGTTCCGGCACGGGATGAACGGGCCTTTCCATCGTGCGACTGACGGCCAATCGCGGGACGCCGAAATCATCTTACAGCAGGGCAATCCCGACATTCGTCAGACGGTCGACGTCATCCGCACCATCGACGGCGACACCTTTCTTGCGCGCGTGCATCAGCAGGGCGGCCGCGACCTCGTCGCGCGCGTTCGCCTGCGCGGCATCGATGCACCCGAGATGAAAGCCTCCTGCCAGGAGGAACTGGACAAGGCCGAAGCCGCGGCCCGCGCATTGCGCGACCTGCTCGGCCAAGGTGGCGTGACGATTACCCATCTTGGACCTGACAAATACGGCCGCGTTCTCGCTGACGTCGCGACCAAACGCACGGCCAATGTCTCGGCGGCGTTGCTCGCGGGCGGCTACGCCCGGAGCTACAATGGCGGCCATCGCGACGGCTGGTGCGCGCGGAGCTGGCGCTTCTGGTAA